Proteins from one Pyrobaculum neutrophilum V24Sta genomic window:
- a CDS encoding M20/M25/M40 family metallo-hydrolase — MDAAAFLEEVLKIYSPPHGEGELAKWLLRYLRDHVSDVWIDEAGNVVAVRGRGEPVVWLHAHMDTVPGPLPVRREGDVLWGRGAVDDKGPLAAYTKAFLEAEPRGTVVLALVTAEEDDSAGTEALLRGGPPRPRYIYVGEPTSLHVAYAYRGGAKVYIELESRGGHASSPIYGNIVEELYAVYQEVKRALGHAERYDAFTVTPTLVNCGDAPNKIPTRCTMVLDVRIPPGRTCRDLLAALPPQARAKSCVEPAEVSPTNQAARALVRGLLKLGLEPKLSRKWGTADFNLLVDLTRDIAAFGPGDPRLAHTEDEHIDIKEVELAAVVLKNAIAELK; from the coding sequence ATGGACGCCGCCGCGTTTCTAGAGGAGGTTCTCAAGATATACAGCCCTCCCCACGGCGAGGGGGAGCTGGCCAAGTGGCTACTGCGGTACCTCAGAGACCACGTCTCAGACGTGTGGATAGACGAAGCCGGCAACGTGGTGGCGGTTAGAGGCCGCGGCGAGCCCGTCGTCTGGCTACACGCCCACATGGACACGGTGCCTGGCCCCCTCCCCGTGAGAAGGGAGGGAGACGTGTTGTGGGGCCGCGGGGCGGTGGACGACAAGGGCCCCCTGGCGGCTTACACGAAGGCCTTCCTGGAGGCGGAGCCCCGGGGGACGGTGGTGCTGGCCCTCGTCACGGCGGAGGAGGACGACAGCGCCGGTACGGAGGCCCTCCTGAGGGGAGGTCCCCCCAGGCCCCGCTACATCTACGTGGGGGAGCCCACCTCCCTCCACGTGGCGTACGCCTACAGAGGCGGCGCCAAGGTCTACATTGAGCTTGAGTCTAGGGGAGGCCACGCCAGCTCCCCCATATACGGCAACATCGTGGAGGAGCTCTACGCCGTATACCAAGAGGTCAAGAGGGCTCTTGGACACGCCGAGAGGTACGACGCCTTCACCGTCACGCCCACCCTGGTCAACTGCGGCGACGCCCCCAACAAGATACCGACGAGGTGCACCATGGTCCTAGACGTGAGGATACCCCCCGGTAGGACATGCCGCGACCTCCTCGCGGCCCTCCCCCCGCAGGCGAGGGCGAAGAGCTGCGTAGAGCCGGCAGAGGTCTCGCCCACAAACCAAGCCGCCAGGGCGCTCGTCAGAGGGCTGCTGAAACTCGGCCTAGAGCCCAAGCTCAGCAGGAAGTGGGGCACGGCGGACTTCAACCTCCTCGTCGACCTCACCAGAGACATTGCCGCCTTCGGCCCCGGCGACCCGCGGCTAGCCCACACGGAGGACGAACACATAGACATCAAAGAGGTAGAGCTAGCGGCGGTGGTTCTGAAAAACGCCATAGCCGAGCTAAAATAG
- a CDS encoding Fis family transcriptional regulator, with protein sequence MFLRSALRLARWLGAFTASQAAAYLGMPQEEAERRLDKLVEGGALRAVVIGGVKFYYRDPQEAAEVILESVDISALPREEREKLMRL encoded by the coding sequence GTGTTCCTCCGCTCGGCTCTGAGGCTGGCTAGGTGGCTGGGGGCTTTCACGGCGTCTCAAGCCGCCGCGTACCTGGGCATGCCGCAGGAGGAGGCCGAAAGGCGGCTGGATAAGCTGGTGGAGGGCGGCGCGCTCCGGGCGGTGGTGATAGGCGGCGTCAAGTTCTACTACAGAGATCCCCAGGAGGCCGCCGAGGTGATACTAGAGTCGGTGGACATCTCCGCGCTCCCCCGGGAGGAGAGGGAGAAGCTGATGAGGCTATGA
- a CDS encoding cupin domain-containing protein yields MTWRWERLSDCVERRYISGEGATVAQFKLKAGCVVQRHSHPNEQITVVLEGLLEFEVGGRRFTASQGDVVHIPPGVEHEAVALTDAVVVDVFAPPRRDWR; encoded by the coding sequence ATGACCTGGCGCTGGGAGAGGCTAAGCGACTGCGTGGAGAGGCGGTACATATCCGGCGAGGGGGCCACAGTGGCGCAGTTTAAGCTCAAGGCCGGCTGCGTGGTGCAGAGGCACAGCCACCCCAACGAGCAGATCACGGTGGTGCTGGAGGGGCTACTGGAGTTCGAGGTGGGCGGGCGTAGGTTCACGGCATCGCAGGGCGACGTCGTCCACATACCGCCTGGGGTTGAACACGAGGCTGTGGCCTTAACAGACGCTGTGGTTGTCGACGTCTTCGCTCCGCCCAGGAGGGACTGGCGGTAG
- a CDS encoding S49 family peptidase, which produces MAERALAVGIALALALGVVALLAVFTICQPKAPGEAPQPTKPKIVLVPVDFVIGGPETDRVVKALVELSQRRDVAGVILIINSPGGTVSGTEALYTALRGLNKTKYAVVVGLGASGAYYTAVAAERIYAAPSSWVGSIGVVAVIWPDLYLYDAGDYVYTTGPLKYYGEDLLSYYDDVEKIRQNFVKAVLEGRRGRIKANPAVFETAGLFTAEEALRLGLVDKVGGVLDAARDMAEELGLRNYSLVYLGGIANTTGAAAWRVPLSQLLNASPVPVFYIYPGVLQIDVRPGVPRNATLPTSPLGKPYVVLDMSHGNMVPRGFIEVLRAELAVRGFALVAAASEYQLTSLLANATGLVVVNPTAPFSKDALAAVLNATARGVRAAYFYDMRASAVVVSGGAAYVAPYSAYAVFDPLPMHFNMSGLRAVYNFTAGGGTYLQNWQFVYAEPSGNWSLLSGVRRLALFSPSAVATNAPHRLTVRGYVFGYGEGNYTVAAQAGNFLFVGSVRSFTPYFITLGDNRRFFSNVVAWLTEPRQIKAAKAPHASGVIYVGG; this is translated from the coding sequence ATGGCGGAGCGGGCTCTGGCGGTGGGGATAGCGCTGGCCTTGGCGCTCGGCGTTGTGGCTCTGTTGGCCGTGTTTACGATATGTCAGCCTAAGGCGCCGGGGGAGGCTCCTCAGCCAACTAAGCCGAAGATCGTGCTTGTGCCTGTGGATTTCGTCATCGGCGGCCCCGAGACGGATAGGGTTGTGAAGGCCCTCGTGGAGCTCTCCCAGAGGAGAGACGTGGCGGGGGTCATCCTGATCATCAACTCGCCGGGGGGGACCGTCTCCGGGACCGAGGCCCTCTACACAGCCCTCAGGGGGTTGAACAAGACCAAATACGCCGTGGTTGTCGGCCTCGGAGCCTCCGGCGCCTACTACACGGCCGTGGCGGCGGAGAGGATCTACGCGGCGCCCTCCAGCTGGGTGGGCAGCATCGGCGTTGTGGCCGTCATCTGGCCCGACCTGTACCTCTACGACGCGGGCGATTACGTGTACACCACGGGGCCGCTGAAGTACTACGGCGAGGATCTCCTCAGCTACTACGACGACGTTGAGAAGATCAGGCAGAACTTCGTGAAGGCGGTGCTGGAGGGGAGGAGGGGGAGGATCAAGGCGAACCCGGCTGTTTTCGAAACCGCGGGTCTCTTCACGGCGGAGGAGGCGCTGAGGCTAGGCCTCGTGGACAAGGTAGGGGGGGTCCTCGACGCCGCGAGAGATATGGCGGAGGAGCTGGGCCTCAGGAACTACTCCCTGGTCTACCTAGGCGGTATCGCCAACACGACGGGGGCGGCCGCCTGGAGGGTGCCTCTGTCCCAGCTCCTCAACGCCTCTCCCGTCCCCGTGTTCTACATCTATCCGGGGGTGCTCCAGATCGACGTAAGACCCGGCGTCCCCAGGAACGCGACGCTCCCCACGTCTCCGCTGGGGAAGCCCTACGTGGTGTTGGACATGTCCCACGGCAACATGGTGCCGAGGGGATTCATCGAGGTGCTTAGGGCCGAGCTGGCCGTCCGGGGCTTCGCGCTGGTGGCGGCGGCGAGCGAGTACCAGCTGACCTCTCTCCTGGCCAACGCCACGGGGCTGGTCGTGGTTAACCCAACTGCGCCGTTTTCAAAGGACGCCCTGGCGGCTGTGTTAAACGCAACGGCCAGGGGGGTGAGGGCGGCCTACTTCTACGACATGAGGGCAAGCGCCGTCGTTGTTTCAGGCGGGGCGGCCTACGTGGCGCCCTACTCCGCCTACGCCGTCTTCGACCCCCTGCCCATGCACTTCAACATGTCCGGCCTAAGGGCTGTCTACAACTTCACCGCCGGGGGCGGGACCTACCTCCAGAACTGGCAGTTCGTCTACGCGGAGCCCAGCGGAAACTGGAGCCTTTTGAGCGGCGTGAGGAGGCTGGCCCTCTTCAGCCCCTCGGCGGTGGCCACCAACGCCCCCCATAGGCTGACGGTGAGGGGCTACGTCTTCGGCTACGGAGAGGGGAACTACACCGTGGCTGCGCAGGCCGGCAACTTCCTCTTCGTGGGGTCGGTCAGATCCTTCACGCCCTACTTCATAACCCTGGGCGACAACCGCAGGTTCTTCAGCAACGTGGTGGCGTGGCTGACGGAGCCCAGGCAGATAAAGGCCGCCAAGGCGCCCCACGCCTCCGGCGTCATCTACGTAGGCGGCTGA
- a CDS encoding DHHA1 domain-containing protein: MGRVLTVFAHGDADGVCSAAVVVAALAGEYEEVEVYFTHPVDLLKDFREFARGDVYIVDVAIDEKAAEEAGRVFAGYGGRVVYVDHHPLSADLPRVEVVHEVGSSASELAYRLLGGRLPKSYSRVALYGAISDYMDHTPWVREALEAWDRRIIYFEAGVLMQGLERARKDHDFKREVVRHLAKNLPPSAMARLMKMAEEQARVNEELVWWVERNVSLRGSVALVVNPPGPLGLAANLARGLAGAEVGVAAEARGDMYVVSLRSRGLDLNAFLRDFARRYGVSGGGHPNAAGARIPRDLLPVLVEELSRLRR, encoded by the coding sequence ATGGGCCGTGTCTTAACGGTTTTTGCGCATGGCGACGCAGACGGCGTTTGTTCGGCTGCTGTCGTAGTGGCGGCGCTGGCGGGGGAGTACGAGGAGGTTGAGGTCTATTTCACGCATCCGGTGGACCTGCTGAAGGACTTTAGGGAGTTCGCCCGGGGCGACGTCTACATAGTGGACGTGGCGATAGACGAGAAGGCGGCGGAGGAGGCTGGGCGGGTTTTCGCCGGGTACGGGGGGAGGGTGGTCTACGTCGACCACCACCCCCTCTCCGCCGATTTGCCCCGTGTGGAGGTGGTGCACGAGGTGGGCTCCTCGGCCTCCGAGCTGGCGTATAGGCTCCTCGGCGGGAGGCTCCCCAAGTCCTACAGCAGGGTTGCCCTCTACGGCGCCATCAGCGACTATATGGACCACACGCCGTGGGTGAGGGAGGCGTTGGAGGCTTGGGACCGCCGGATTATATACTTCGAGGCGGGGGTCCTGATGCAGGGCTTGGAGAGGGCTAGGAAGGACCACGACTTCAAGAGGGAGGTGGTTAGGCATCTGGCGAAGAACCTCCCGCCCTCTGCGATGGCTAGGCTTATGAAGATGGCTGAGGAGCAGGCGAGGGTCAACGAGGAGCTCGTCTGGTGGGTGGAGAGGAACGTCTCGCTCCGCGGCTCAGTCGCGTTGGTGGTCAACCCGCCGGGGCCGCTCGGCTTAGCCGCCAACTTGGCCAGGGGGCTGGCGGGGGCTGAGGTGGGGGTGGCGGCTGAGGCTAGAGGCGACATGTACGTAGTGAGCCTCCGTTCCAGGGGGCTTGACCTAAACGCCTTTCTGAGGGATTTCGCCAGGAGATACGGCGTTTCGGGCGGGGGCCATCCAAACGCGGCCGGGGCGAGGATCCCAAGAGACCTCCTCCCCGTCCTCGTGGAGGAGCTCAGCCGCCTACGTAGATGA
- a CDS encoding ABC transporter ATP-binding protein, whose translation MEIVVKDVVKYYGDYPALRGVSLEVPRGAFQCIIGPSGSGKSTLLHIIGGVDKPTSGEVTVAGVRLNDLGDDELAEFRNRNVGFVFQMFYLIPRMSILENVELPLILRRVPREERRRAALEALRLAGLGHIDPRKRPTQLSGGEQQRVAIARAIVARPRILLADEPTGNLDSATAKVVMDTFLELKKTLGITIVMVTHNLELLPYCDAYAKMRDGKIAEISGKQPT comes from the coding sequence ATGGAGATCGTTGTAAAAGATGTCGTTAAGTACTACGGCGACTACCCGGCGCTCAGAGGCGTCAGCCTGGAGGTGCCGAGGGGCGCCTTCCAGTGCATAATCGGCCCCTCGGGCTCTGGCAAGTCTACGCTTCTCCACATCATAGGGGGCGTGGACAAGCCCACAAGCGGCGAGGTGACGGTGGCCGGGGTGAGGCTAAACGACCTAGGCGACGACGAGCTGGCCGAGTTCAGGAACAGAAACGTCGGCTTCGTCTTCCAGATGTTCTACCTCATCCCCCGCATGTCTATCCTAGAAAACGTGGAGCTACCGCTGATCCTCAGGAGGGTGCCGAGGGAGGAGAGGAGGAGAGCCGCCCTAGAGGCGTTGAGGCTGGCGGGGCTCGGCCACATAGACCCCAGGAAGAGGCCCACCCAGCTATCCGGCGGAGAACAGCAACGGGTAGCCATCGCGAGGGCAATAGTGGCGAGGCCGAGGATACTCCTGGCAGACGAGCCCACCGGCAACCTAGACAGCGCCACAGCCAAGGTTGTGATGGACACCTTCCTAGAGCTGAAGAAAACCCTCGGCATAACGATAGTGATGGTCACCCACAACCTAGAGCTACTGCCCTACTGCGACGCCTACGCCAAAATGAGAGACGGAAAGATAGCAGAAATAAGCGGCAAGCAACCTACCTAG
- a CDS encoding RAD55 family ATPase, giving the protein MMLRGVTLVYGPPGAGKTTFAAWYTYNSYDRVFWVSAFEDEETFRRNMAALGYNFGGKLVYWEAVLAGAEAFFNTLLDAVAREKPQALVIDSVTEFLAAGGGLDILHNIIYRAVKQSGVDVFLTAEREVAQRVAYVADNVIELFYEVYPYGAVREAVVRKIRGGRAGYTMPYVILEGAGLLFIAPSSVSRQVERLETLTCIDEVVGGIYKGLLHAFVGPPGAGKTWHMLNVARSLRDRGVEPLLISISGAGSIYAEKFGVETIDVGLDLGEFYAALATSKAPVIFIRGLETFSKLYGIQLLYTAVRTLLKLARTGRAVVVSLRDLYDLDVLFDVIVKIEDRAVTGVRAPGGKIGERVRC; this is encoded by the coding sequence ATGATGCTTAGGGGGGTCACCCTTGTCTACGGGCCGCCTGGCGCTGGGAAGACCACCTTTGCGGCGTGGTACACGTACAACAGCTACGATAGGGTGTTTTGGGTGTCGGCTTTTGAGGATGAGGAGACTTTTAGGAGGAATATGGCGGCTTTGGGCTACAACTTCGGCGGGAAGCTGGTCTACTGGGAGGCGGTGTTGGCCGGCGCGGAGGCGTTTTTCAACACCCTGCTGGACGCTGTGGCTCGCGAAAAGCCGCAGGCCCTGGTGATAGACTCCGTGACGGAGTTCCTCGCCGCGGGCGGGGGGCTGGACATCCTCCACAACATTATCTATAGAGCTGTAAAACAGAGCGGGGTTGACGTCTTTCTAACGGCGGAGAGGGAAGTGGCCCAGAGGGTGGCTTATGTGGCGGACAACGTCATTGAGCTGTTCTACGAGGTCTACCCCTACGGCGCCGTGAGAGAGGCCGTCGTGAGGAAGATACGCGGGGGGAGGGCGGGCTACACCATGCCGTATGTCATACTGGAGGGGGCCGGCCTGCTGTTTATAGCGCCAAGCTCTGTAAGTAGGCAAGTGGAGAGGCTAGAGACGCTGACGTGTATCGACGAGGTGGTCGGTGGGATTTACAAAGGGCTTCTACACGCCTTCGTGGGGCCGCCTGGGGCGGGGAAGACTTGGCATATGTTGAATGTGGCTAGGTCGTTGCGCGACCGCGGAGTGGAACCCCTCCTCATATCGATCTCAGGAGCCGGGTCTATATACGCTGAAAAATTCGGCGTAGAAACCATCGACGTAGGTCTAGACCTAGGCGAGTTCTACGCCGCGTTGGCCACCTCCAAAGCGCCTGTGATCTTCATCAGAGGGCTTGAGACGTTCTCAAAGCTATATGGCATCCAGTTGCTCTACACGGCGGTGCGCACTCTCCTAAAGCTAGCTAGGACGGGACGCGCCGTAGTTGTGTCACTTAGAGACCTATACGACCTCGACGTGCTTTTCGACGTGATTGTGAAGATTGAGGATAGGGCGGTCACAGGCGTGAGGGCGCCGGGCGGGAAGATAGGGGAGAGGGTGAGGTGCTGA
- a CDS encoding type II secretion system F family protein, which produces MRGLLYELYRQSGLAFSYRRYLAALTAAPAGAAAAAGAAGLLLLGPAAGAAFAAIAGLLAFAGLLLYPVHLVSARRSHFENNFVYTLSVLLPLLAAGVPLGRAVTRLAEVEDDRYIARELALAAREMVVMGSSPEEALRNSAARVPSPTYRETVEVLTKAARITQRVDLVLLARLDWMLRAKQVRAQSLVRSLSLMFEVFVVAVMLLPIMVYIVALSFSPLGALQIGGLALDPLTLMALIGLVYTPVVGVVFYLVFDSITKI; this is translated from the coding sequence ATGAGGGGCCTCCTCTACGAGCTCTATAGACAGAGCGGCCTCGCCTTCTCCTACCGCCGCTACCTAGCCGCGCTGACGGCCGCCCCCGCCGGCGCCGCAGCCGCGGCCGGGGCCGCCGGCCTGCTCCTCCTGGGGCCAGCCGCGGGGGCCGCCTTCGCGGCGATAGCCGGCCTCCTCGCCTTCGCCGGCCTCCTCCTATACCCGGTACACCTAGTGTCCGCAAGACGTAGCCACTTCGAGAACAACTTCGTATACACCCTCTCGGTCCTCCTCCCGCTTCTCGCGGCGGGGGTGCCCCTGGGGAGGGCGGTGACGAGGCTGGCCGAGGTGGAGGACGATAGATACATAGCTAGAGAGCTCGCCCTGGCGGCGAGGGAGATGGTCGTCATGGGGTCAAGCCCCGAGGAGGCCCTGAGAAACAGCGCGGCGAGGGTCCCAAGCCCCACCTATAGAGAAACCGTGGAGGTGTTGACCAAGGCTGCCAGGATAACCCAGAGAGTCGACCTGGTGCTCCTAGCTAGGCTGGACTGGATGCTGAGGGCCAAACAAGTCAGAGCCCAGTCGCTGGTTAGGTCACTCTCCCTAATGTTCGAAGTCTTCGTCGTAGCCGTCATGCTCCTCCCCATAATGGTCTACATAGTGGCGCTTTCCTTCAGCCCACTCGGCGCACTGCAGATAGGCGGCCTCGCCCTGGACCCCCTAACCCTCATGGCGCTCATAGGGCTGGTGTACACGCCCGTAGTGGGCGTGGTCTTCTACCTAGTATTCGATTCCATAACCAAGATATAG
- a CDS encoding type II/IV secretion system ATPase subunit: MGAGVDGLLEILDEYEISELVHAIVYVDRDGFRRYRAVEPPLSKEEAETLQRLKRAVQNVGEVRDGVLKLARERRVEYLEELARRAAAEFKIKVDERAWGKLLYYLRRDLLGYGVLDPLVRDPYIEDVHVDGPGAVYIWHSRWESLKTDIVLTAEELDSYVQKFSALVGKSVSYADPILEGMLPEGYRLELATPPVSPRGPSFVIRKYFVSPITLVDMVKTGTISADAVAYLWLMLDYGRNIVIVGPTGAGKTTLLNALLYLIRPDAKILTIEDTREINIVHEHWQALLTRPSRGEGVRDVSAFDLLAVAMRSRPDYVVVGEIRGEEAYVLFQAFGSGHAGATTMHAETIEDAVRRLLTRPMHVPPMLIGLAHVFVRIMRVKVGGQIVRRAVEIAENMGVARGGRPRLHYVFRWNPERDLLEQVEESRHLESISRTRFVPLEKLREEYSRRRELIALMVEKGYSTPYVVAKIFTQYHLNPQKALEAVRAGSV, from the coding sequence ATGGGCGCCGGCGTGGATGGGCTACTAGAGATCTTGGACGAGTACGAGATCTCCGAGCTGGTCCACGCCATTGTGTACGTGGATCGAGACGGCTTTAGGCGGTATAGGGCTGTGGAGCCGCCGTTGTCTAAGGAGGAGGCCGAGACGCTTCAGAGGCTGAAGCGGGCTGTGCAAAACGTGGGCGAGGTTAGAGACGGCGTGTTGAAGCTGGCGCGGGAGAGGCGGGTGGAGTATCTAGAGGAGTTGGCTAGGCGGGCGGCCGCCGAGTTTAAGATAAAGGTCGACGAGAGGGCTTGGGGCAAGCTCTTGTACTACCTGCGGCGGGATCTCCTGGGCTACGGGGTGTTGGACCCCCTCGTGAGGGACCCCTACATCGAGGATGTCCACGTCGACGGACCCGGCGCTGTGTACATCTGGCACAGCAGGTGGGAGTCTCTGAAGACAGACATAGTCCTCACGGCGGAGGAGCTGGACAGCTATGTGCAGAAGTTCTCCGCCCTGGTGGGCAAGTCGGTCTCCTACGCCGACCCCATACTTGAGGGGATGCTCCCCGAGGGCTACAGACTTGAGCTGGCGACGCCGCCTGTATCGCCGAGGGGCCCCTCCTTCGTCATAAGGAAGTACTTCGTCTCGCCGATAACTCTGGTGGACATGGTGAAGACGGGCACCATCTCCGCCGACGCCGTGGCCTACCTATGGCTTATGCTCGACTACGGGAGGAACATAGTGATCGTGGGGCCCACCGGCGCCGGGAAGACGACGCTGTTGAACGCCCTCCTATACCTCATTAGGCCCGACGCCAAGATCCTCACCATCGAAGACACCAGGGAGATAAACATAGTCCACGAACATTGGCAAGCCCTCCTCACGAGGCCCTCCAGGGGGGAGGGCGTGAGAGACGTCTCGGCCTTCGACCTACTAGCGGTTGCCATGAGGTCGCGGCCGGACTACGTGGTAGTCGGCGAGATCCGCGGCGAGGAGGCCTACGTCCTCTTCCAAGCCTTCGGCTCAGGCCACGCGGGGGCCACCACTATGCACGCCGAGACTATCGAAGACGCAGTGCGGCGCCTCCTCACCAGGCCGATGCACGTCCCCCCCATGTTGATAGGCCTCGCCCACGTGTTTGTCCGCATCATGAGGGTTAAGGTGGGCGGCCAGATCGTCAGAAGAGCTGTGGAGATCGCCGAAAACATGGGCGTGGCGAGGGGCGGGAGGCCCCGGCTACACTACGTCTTCCGGTGGAACCCGGAAAGAGACCTCCTGGAGCAGGTGGAGGAGAGTAGACACCTGGAGTCTATATCGAGGACGCGCTTCGTCCCCCTGGAGAAGCTGAGGGAGGAATACAGCAGGAGGAGGGAGCTCATCGCCCTCATGGTGGAGAAGGGCTACTCGACGCCCTACGTCGTGGCGAAGATCTTCACCCAGTACCACCTAAACCCCCAGAAGGCGCTAGAGGCGGTGAGAGCCGGCTCGGTATGA
- a CDS encoding type II secretion system F family protein has protein sequence MSDFLVFVLVGLVLAGVGFGGWRRAVYVYRLEGQIPQVLRVLSDAVSAGLSLRGAVESAAALALRPMADVLRHVLTLSEMGGLTVEEALWRVAGEIPSPNFRRFALIVTEATRSGAKLPEVLDVSARSFATVVEFRQSVASQLRPYVALYYAIVVVLAVLTDVLIYMLLPQLAQLTAAAPAQGGIKAVVLDRSAVLRALYLSGFAGVLVGGLVVGRVVYNSARAGLLHAGVGAVVLAVGLWAPAWMGY, from the coding sequence ATGTCCGACTTTCTAGTTTTTGTCTTGGTTGGGTTGGTTCTGGCGGGGGTTGGGTTTGGCGGGTGGCGCAGGGCTGTGTACGTCTACAGGCTGGAGGGGCAGATCCCCCAGGTCCTGCGCGTGCTTTCTGACGCCGTGTCGGCGGGGCTGAGCCTGAGGGGGGCAGTGGAGTCTGCGGCGGCTCTGGCGCTTAGGCCTATGGCCGACGTGCTCAGGCACGTCCTAACTCTGTCTGAAATGGGGGGGCTTACGGTGGAGGAGGCTCTGTGGCGGGTGGCGGGGGAGATCCCGTCCCCCAACTTTAGGAGGTTTGCCCTTATTGTGACCGAGGCTACGCGTAGCGGCGCCAAGCTTCCCGAGGTGTTAGACGTGTCCGCTAGGAGCTTCGCCACGGTGGTGGAGTTCCGCCAGAGCGTCGCCTCGCAGCTCAGGCCGTACGTGGCGCTGTATTACGCAATAGTCGTCGTGTTGGCCGTGTTGACAGACGTGTTGATCTACATGCTTCTGCCTCAGCTGGCCCAGCTGACGGCGGCGGCCCCGGCCCAGGGCGGAATCAAGGCGGTTGTCTTAGACAGGTCTGCGGTCCTCCGGGCGTTGTATTTATCTGGGTTTGCGGGAGTCCTCGTGGGTGGGCTGGTGGTGGGGAGGGTTGTCTACAACAGCGCGAGGGCTGGCCTCCTCCACGCGGGGGTTGGGGCTGTGGTTCTGGCGGTGGGGCTATGGGCGCCGGCGTGGATGGGCTACTAG
- a CDS encoding type IV pilin produces MNKVKGLEPIVAAVLLIVVAVIGAVLVYLWFAGYVTKATSQAEQMAASEKLKVEAASLSSSAASGVLYIRNLGGDNVTLSTIYVLKPGTLSPLCLASGITVYKPGSTTATATTLYPGQLQQVQFSIPTGCVTAGYDYVIKIVTLKGTEFAVTVTAS; encoded by the coding sequence ATGAACAAGGTGAAAGGTTTGGAGCCGATTGTCGCCGCCGTGTTGTTGATAGTGGTGGCGGTGATAGGCGCCGTGTTGGTATACCTCTGGTTCGCCGGCTACGTCACAAAAGCCACAAGCCAAGCCGAGCAGATGGCCGCCTCAGAAAAGCTGAAGGTAGAGGCGGCGTCTCTATCCTCATCCGCGGCCTCAGGCGTCCTCTACATACGCAACCTCGGCGGAGACAACGTCACCCTATCAACGATATATGTGCTAAAGCCAGGCACCCTAAGCCCGCTGTGTCTGGCTAGCGGTATAACCGTATACAAGCCGGGCTCTACAACGGCCACCGCAACTACGTTGTACCCCGGCCAGCTACAGCAGGTGCAGTTCTCAATTCCCACGGGTTGCGTAACCGCCGGATACGACTACGTCATCAAGATAGTGACGTTGAAGGGCACCGAGTTCGCGGTTACGGTTACCGCGAGTTAG
- a CDS encoding DUF1646 family protein codes for MELVLQVVFLVLLVALPLASRRVEHNLELFFLGVGVVAASVGGIWSLHLLEEALLHPVAVYQPGVGYVPVGITQVVLLAGLAFYLLRRRLAAWAGALARPGVLAALVLALGLSSSVVSAVVAAAVLAELLAFARAPHGYKAVAAVSGAYAIGAGAALLPLGEPLSAIAVAKLRQGFFYLVDVLLDVVLILVVFFALYTYFALARRRGAGAEVEPYEPELREVFARAARVYVFIFALTILGEFFKPLAAAVSGLGREALYLFGAVSAVADNATLVATLVGPEMAPEALRSFLTSLLIAGGFTVPGNVPNIVLAGALKIGFREWLRLALPVGIPVFTAAGLYTLALLPRPPLL; via the coding sequence ATGGAGCTGGTTTTACAGGTGGTGTTTCTCGTCTTGCTTGTGGCTCTTCCCCTGGCCTCTAGGCGGGTGGAGCACAACCTCGAGCTGTTTTTCCTGGGGGTCGGCGTCGTGGCGGCGTCTGTTGGGGGGATCTGGAGCCTGCACCTTCTTGAGGAGGCTCTTCTCCACCCCGTGGCTGTCTACCAGCCGGGGGTCGGCTACGTGCCGGTGGGCATCACGCAGGTTGTTCTTCTGGCCGGGCTGGCCTTCTACCTCTTGAGGCGGAGGCTGGCGGCTTGGGCCGGCGCTCTGGCTAGGCCTGGGGTGCTGGCTGCTTTGGTCCTGGCGCTGGGGCTCTCCAGTAGCGTGGTGTCTGCGGTTGTGGCGGCGGCGGTGCTGGCGGAGCTTCTGGCGTTTGCAAGGGCGCCGCATGGCTACAAGGCGGTTGCGGCTGTGTCCGGCGCATACGCCATTGGCGCCGGCGCGGCTCTACTGCCGCTGGGCGAGCCGCTGTCGGCCATTGCAGTGGCTAAGCTGAGGCAGGGCTTTTTCTACCTCGTGGATGTCCTCCTCGACGTGGTCCTCATCTTGGTGGTCTTCTTCGCCCTGTACACCTACTTCGCGCTGGCGAGGCGGAGGGGCGCCGGGGCGGAGGTGGAGCCGTATGAGCCGGAGCTTAGGGAGGTCTTCGCCAGGGCGGCTAGGGTGTACGTCTTCATCTTCGCCCTGACCATACTGGGCGAGTTTTTCAAGCCGCTCGCCGCCGCCGTCTCCGGACTCGGCAGAGAGGCCCTCTACCTCTTCGGCGCGGTCTCCGCCGTGGCGGACAACGCCACCCTCGTCGCAACTCTGGTGGGCCCCGAGATGGCCCCGGAGGCGCTCCGGAGCTTCCTAACGTCGCTCCTCATCGCAGGCGGCTTCACGGTGCCCGGCAACGTGCCCAACATCGTGCTGGCGGGCGCCCTAAAGATCGGCTTTAGGGAGTGGCTGAGGCTGGCCCTCCCCGTCGGCATCCCCGTGTTTACAGCCGCAGGGCTCTACACCCTGGCCCTCCTCCCACGCCCGCCGCTGTTGTAG